From the genome of Pseudoxanthomonas sp.:
TCACGCCGCACCGAGGTTCGCATGAACGATTCGCTCAAGACCCTGTTGATCGTCGCCTTCCTGATCATGATCGTATGGAACCTCGGCGCCGGCCTGTATTACCTGCTGGTCGACCGCGGCCAGACCAAGCGGACCGTGCGTGCATTGAGCTGGCGCATCGGCCTGTCGGTGGCCCTGTTCCTGCTGGTCGTGCTGGGTATCTGGAGCGGCATGATCAAGCCGCATGACGTCGGCCAGTAACGCGGCCGGCACAACCGGTCGCCTGCTGATGCTGTGCGCTTACAGCACGTAGACGAACAGGA
Proteins encoded in this window:
- a CDS encoding twin transmembrane helix small protein; this encodes MNDSLKTLLIVAFLIMIVWNLGAGLYYLLVDRGQTKRTVRALSWRIGLSVALFLLVVLGIWSGMIKPHDVGQ